The stretch of DNA CACTCTTCTTATCCCCAAGGTACTCTATATGACCCTCATACCCTGGCACTGAGCTCAGATCTTCAGGATCCTTACCAGACTCCCATTTAGTAAACCAGAAAGCTTTTTTGATCTCATGATAACTGGGATATGTGTAAGAGCAGGATATGttcactgttgaccccttcaaggcaCAGATACTCTGGCGGGTGTAAATCACACTCCAACACTTCTGACCTGAAATGCAAGAAGACAACAGAACACCTTATATAAATCTTAAATTACAATATCTACCAGCATACACTGATGTTGTTTATAAAGTAGAAGAAAACTAGTTAAATAGTTGACAGTAGTGAAAACCATAATTATGAAATAATGATCAATATTCATTGATTAATTGACATAATGTCACAGGcatcgtaagggacagaccaaaatgcagcgggtatagtgctcatctttcttctttatttgaaagaacactcaaaacaaaataaacagatgatgaaacagttccataaggcacacaggctatacagaaaataaccacccacaaagacacaggaaaaacaggctgcctaagtatggcttccaatcagagacaatgaaagacacctgcctctgattggaagccatacttggccacacatagaaaaaagaaacatagaaatagaaaactagaaccaaaaacccctagaaccaaaaataaaaacacacaaaacaaacaaccccctgccacgccctgaccaactataattacaaatgaccccttttactggtcaggacgtgacacataagTCTCACAACCTGAAGAAAATTGCATTTATATGAAAAAGTCCAgactcacacactgcaggagagtggagatcctcacggccttttacagcacaggagtaactgTCTGCATCACTAAAGTAGACTGAGTACAGGCTGGAAGTGTCCTCCTTTACTTTgtgtccgttcttgtaccagatgtaggtggggttaccagtcagagtacaggtggtgatacaggtcAGTGTCTTATCCTGATGTCCACCAGTCACCTTCACCTGAAGACCTGGAGAAAAAACAATATCACTGTAAATCTCTTTATCACTGACTTATCACTCTAATACAAAGATGGAAGAAATCCTATGTTATACAGACATAAACACAAACCAAGACAATTTTCCCAATCTAAATGGAATTCAACAGTTTAGCTTTATTGAATgtaactgtacctgtgacagacagagtgactccaggactGCCAATATATTTCCCGTTCTGATCTGTTTTAAATCTGAACTTATACtcagctgagtctctctctctcaggtctgtgattaTCAGGTTGTGACCATTCTTCTTATCCCCATGATACTCCAGACGACCTGCATACTCTGGGTCCTGACCCAGATCTTCAGGTTCTACACCAGTCCCCCATTTAGTGAACCAGAAGGTTGATGTGACTTTATGACCAATGCGATATGTGTAAGAACAGGTCAGCttcactgttgaccccttcaaggcaCAAATACTCTGTGTGGTGTATGTCACACTCCAGCCATTCAGCCACAGAAACACTAAACAGTCACAGAAAACAAGGGAATTACATTAAGTCAAGGTCTATTGGCTCACACTGACAGCATGGTTTGTCCACACTTTGTTGCCATAGTTGCTGATTTGAGTGTGATTGGAAACCAGAGATATCTTTCACACCTCACTGAGTGATGCTTAACTATTTAAAGTGAAGTGGAGACGCCTAACAGAGCACACCAGAataataaaatgcaaatgtaatTTTCACATTTTACAAATGTCTGTAcattgacaaacatatcaagttATCAATGAGACCATACCTGCTacagaccagagaaagaccaTCAACACACTTCCTGTTGTTCTCAAGGccattgttgcatctcccaccctgcagtcttagaaacataaacaacaagtcactctatagctggtgaataactccacctgatacattgaagtagaaactgtaaatggggtacagggcctcattactgaaaatgaaccaggctcatattgtgttgtgttgtgctttATCGTTGTCTATGTGAATACTGTATGTCGGTATTTCTATTGCGTTATGTAtgtgtacgtatgtatgtattgtatgtacagtacaagtcaaaagtttggacagacctactcattcaagggtttttctttatttttactatttccttttctttatttttacatttcagaatagtagtgaagacatcaaaactatgaaataacacaaaggaatcatgtattaagcaaaaaagtgttaaacaaatcaaaatatattttatatttgagattcttcaaaggagccaccctttcacttaatgacagctttgcacactcttggccttctctcaaccaacATCATGaacctctccccacaggtgtgattactacctctgagggtttagagctggaggtagtcacctcatacaagtacttgggagtttggctagacggtacactgtccttctctcagtacATTtaaaagctgcaggctaaagttaaatctcgACAtgatttcctctatcgtaatcactcctctttcacccaagctgccaaactaaccctgattcagatgaccatcctacccatgctagattacagagacgtaatttatagatcggcaggtaagggtgctcttgagcggctagatgttctttaccttttggccatcagatttgctaccaatgctccttataggacacatcactgcgctctatactcttctgtaaactggtcatctctgtatgcccgtcgcaagacccactggttgatgcttatttataaaaccctcttaggccccaccccctatctgagatatctactgcagccctcatcttcCACATACAACATCCGTTCTGTCAGTcgcattctgttaaaggtctccaaagcacacacatccctgggtcgctcgtcttttcagttcgctgcagctagcgactggaacaagctgccagaaacactcaaactggacagttttagctCAATcacttcattcaaagactcaatcatggacactcataCTGACAGTTTTgtctgctttgcgtgatgtattgttgtctctaccttcttgccctttgtactgttgtctgtgcccaacaatgtttgtaccctgttttgtgctgctaccatgttgtgttgctaccatgtttttgtcatgttgtgttgctaccatgctgtgttgtaatgtgttgctgccatgctatgttgtcgtcttaggtctctctttatgtagtgttgtctctcttgtcgtgatgtgtgttttgtcctatattttaatttaatttatttgaaTTTTAAATCCGAaacccccatccccgcaggacgccttttgccttttggtaggccgtcattgtaaataaaatacaaatcttaaataaacctcttaaggatccacccctttttttcTATTTTAGCCTAAAGTGACATAcctaaatctaactgcctgtagctcaggccctgaagtaaAGATATGCATATTCCTGGTACCATgagaaaggaaacactttgacgtttgtggaaatgtgaaaggaatgtagaagaatataacacattagatctggtaaaaactaatacaaagaaaaaaccaactgttttttgtattttttgtaccatcatctttgaaatgcaagagaaaggccaagactgcccaaatgtgcctactttgtttattaaaagtgaatttgtggaatttctttccttcttaatgcgtttgagccaattagttgttttgtgacaaggtaggggcggtatacagaagatagccctatttggtaaaagaccaagtccatattatggcaagaagagctATTTAAGAATGTGTTACATAAAGGTtagtttacattaaaaaaaatatataaaaaaaaaatgaataagcaaaaagaaaccaCAGTCCATcagtactttaagacatgaaggtcagtaaaatgcaaaaaccatcaagcactatgatgaaactggctctcaacgCAGTTTCTCTGGGTCCTCCTGCAAGGTAAGCATTTTGTTTATATTGTTGCAAGTTTACTTTTAATTTGGAATTACCTAtcgtgtggctgaaatagctgaatccacacaTTTGagggggtgtctacatacttctgtatatatagtgtttacCAGAGATAAGAGACTGCTGATATTGCAACCACACAACTCAAACGCCGGTTCACCAGTATGAATAGAAATCACAAACTGCTTTTTTTGTTGAATCTGTCGAGAACTGTTGTTTGCTAAATATAATTATCGTTTGTATCTGCCAATTCATTGGCTGTCCAGTATCTAGATGACCTGTCCCCAGAACTTCCTCTGCAGTTCATATTTTTTCCTTTATATGGTTTCCCTGATGTTGCTACTGCAATCAAGCTGTTTTTACCATCCCTGTAACTATCGCTTCTGCAGAGAGATCGTTTTCTAAACTAAAACTCATAAAGAACTACATAAGAAGCATTAGGCTCTCAGTCTGATATGAGCTTTTGAACCCCTGAGTAAGATACACTCATTGCGCTGGCGCCATCGTACCCTTGATCATGTCATTTGTTCACTAATATCCCCCTTGCAGGGGTGTCTGGTACACCAGTGTCACGAACGAGATGATGTTttccgttttgctctatgacccccacaaacatcacgggactcgtctgaagtccgTGCCGATCTGCAAATTTCAGTCTGTAGCGTcagaacagtttgggctacacactaatatgtgAGCGTAataaggtgagactctcacaaacacacatatgtcgtttgttttgttctaggacgcccacaagcctcacaagactcgtctgatgGTAGCCCGGTACCAGTTAAAAATAATCATGGAAGTACTGTATAGAAGTAGTTTAGTGCCAAAAAAAGGGTGCTAAATATGGGTCAGACACTTTAAAACAATCTTTCTTCAGATACATTTTTTGACTATCAGTTTTTCAATGTATGAATCTGTAATTCAATGGGTTTCTATGTGCTAAAAACATTAAGCTCaaagccctgggtctgaaccctgcaatgtgcaactgggtcatggacttcctgatgggtggccctggtgaaggtaggaaacatcacctccaatTCACTGATGCTCCacactggagccccacaagggtgcgtgctcagccccctcctgtactccctgttcacccatgactgcgtggccaagcacgcctccaactcaatcatcaagtttgcagatgacacaacagtaataggcttgattaccaacgatgacgagacagcctacagagataaggtgagggctctgggagcgTGGTGCCTGGAAaagaacctctcactcaacatcaacaaaacaaaggacttcaggaaacaggaaatcgtggacttcaggaaacagcagagggcatACCCCCTTTTCTACATCGAcgagaccgcagtggagaaggtggaaagcttcaagttccttggcgtacacatcactgataaactgaaatggaccacccacacagacagtgtggtgaagaatatgcaacagagcctcttcaacctcaggtggctaaagaaatttggcttgtcacctaaaaccctcacaacaTTTTACAGATGCCTGgtactgcaccacccgcaaccacaaggctctccggAGGGTgctgcggtctgcccaacgcattgcCAGGGTCAAGCTAcccaccctccaggacacctatagcacccgatgtcacaggaaggccaaa from Salmo trutta unplaced genomic scaffold, fSalTru1.1, whole genome shotgun sequence encodes:
- the LOC115184117 gene encoding B-cell receptor CD22-like isoform X2; translated protein: MALRTTGSVLMVFLWSVAVFLWLNGWSVTYTTQSICALKGSTVKLTCSYTYRIGHKVTSTFWFTKWGTGVEPEDLGQDPEYAGRLEYHGDKKNGHNLIITDLRERDSAEYKFRFKTDQNGKYIGSPGVTLSVTGLQVKVTGGHQDKTLTCITTCTLTGNPTYIWYKNGHKVKEDTSSLYSVYFSDADSYSCAVKGREDLHSPAVCQKCWSVIYTRQSICALKGSTVNISCSYTYPSYHEIKKAFWFTKWESGKDPEDLSSVPGYEGHIEYLGDKKSDCTLRIPDLRLSDSAGYRFRFITSGERFAGSPVSLTVTDVVLEMDPTSVSERENVTLTCRTKCTLDPITVYSWYKNGHPIPNSNTYSPVYRLFSVSSEDTGRYSCAVEGHEDLPSAEETLTVTYSPRNTSVSASPSGEIVEGSSVTLTCSSDANPPVDKYTWYKKNVTSPKASGQSYSITNISSEDRGEYYCEAQNGRGSMNSTALMIIVAGKQTSILTAAVGIKVVVLVLILSGFMWFRM